One region of Chthonomonadales bacterium genomic DNA includes:
- a CDS encoding NeuD/PglB/VioB family sugar acetyltransferase → MERLVILGACGNGLDVLDAVDAVNACEPRWEVIGFLDDGAAPGTTFSGLPVLGGVEEAERLRGCVFVSAIGSDRTRALRPAIVARSGVPRERFATVVHPTAAVSPRARLGGGVCVGACVSVGGGAVVKDFGWLGAGCIVGHDAVIGEHAVIAPGAVLSGFVRVGGCAYVGAGATVRQRLTVGKEALVGMGAVVVRDVPAGETVVGSPARPLRAGGPGQGERGVP, encoded by the coding sequence GTGGAGCGCCTGGTGATCCTCGGAGCCTGTGGCAACGGCCTGGACGTGCTGGACGCAGTCGACGCCGTCAACGCGTGCGAGCCGCGCTGGGAGGTCATCGGCTTCCTGGACGACGGGGCGGCGCCTGGCACGACCTTCAGCGGGCTGCCGGTTCTGGGCGGCGTGGAGGAGGCGGAGCGCCTGCGCGGTTGCGTCTTCGTCAGCGCGATCGGCTCCGACCGCACGCGCGCGCTGCGCCCGGCCATCGTGGCGCGCAGCGGCGTGCCGCGGGAGCGGTTCGCCACGGTCGTTCACCCGACCGCGGCCGTGTCGCCGCGCGCAAGGCTGGGTGGAGGCGTGTGCGTCGGGGCGTGCGTCTCGGTGGGCGGCGGCGCCGTCGTGAAGGACTTCGGCTGGCTGGGGGCCGGGTGCATCGTCGGCCACGACGCCGTGATCGGCGAGCACGCGGTCATTGCGCCGGGAGCCGTGCTGAGCGGGTTCGTGCGCGTGGGCGGATGCGCCTACGTGGGCGCCGGGGCCACGGTCAGGCAGCGCCTGACCGTGGGCAAGGAGGCGCTCGTGGGCATGGGAGCCGTCGTCGTGCGCGACGTGCCGGCCGGCGAAACCGTTGTCGGCAGCCCGGCGCGGCCGCTGCGCGCCGGGGGACCTGGCCAGGGAGAGAGAGGCGTGCCGTGA
- a CDS encoding glycosyltransferase family 2 protein, which produces MRLSIVIPFLNEADNIPRLHERLCAVARRLEGDEVEIVLVDDGSTDGSIDAIRALPAAGPTLRVVRLSRNFGSHAAIAAGVSHATGDVLTFLSADLQDPPELLLDMLARWREGHEIVWATRVSRKDPLSTRLFARAYYTLMRRYALPQMPIGGVDLCMVDRRVVQSLGNLQERNSNVFCLLMWAGYTQCVIPYHREERRSGRSKWSVAKKIKLFIDSFVAFSFLPMRLISALGGALSVAGLAYAAYIVTRALFYGSAVHGWASLMVVLLLCSGVQLLMLGILSEYLWRSLDASRNRPVYIVRESEVITGGAAAAAVDVDGAGEAGRATDARA; this is translated from the coding sequence GTGAGGCTCTCCATCGTCATCCCGTTCCTGAACGAGGCAGACAACATCCCGCGCCTGCATGAGCGGCTGTGCGCCGTCGCCCGGCGGCTCGAGGGCGACGAGGTCGAGATCGTCCTGGTGGACGACGGCTCGACCGACGGCTCGATCGACGCGATCCGGGCGCTGCCGGCGGCTGGCCCCACCCTGCGCGTCGTGCGCCTCTCGCGCAACTTCGGCAGCCACGCCGCCATCGCGGCGGGCGTGAGCCACGCCACCGGTGACGTGCTCACCTTTCTCTCGGCCGACCTGCAGGACCCGCCGGAGCTGCTGCTGGACATGCTGGCGCGCTGGCGCGAGGGGCATGAGATCGTCTGGGCCACGCGCGTCAGCCGCAAGGACCCGCTCTCCACCCGGCTGTTCGCGCGCGCTTACTACACGCTGATGCGCCGCTACGCCCTGCCGCAGATGCCCATCGGCGGGGTCGATCTGTGCATGGTCGACCGCCGGGTCGTGCAGAGTCTGGGCAACCTGCAGGAGCGCAACTCCAACGTGTTCTGCCTGCTCATGTGGGCGGGCTACACGCAGTGCGTCATCCCCTATCACCGCGAGGAGCGCAGGTCGGGCCGCTCCAAGTGGTCGGTCGCCAAGAAGATCAAGCTGTTCATCGACTCGTTCGTTGCCTTCTCGTTCCTGCCGATGCGCCTGATCTCGGCACTGGGCGGCGCGCTCTCCGTGGCGGGCCTGGCGTACGCGGCCTACATCGTGACGCGCGCCCTGTTCTACGGCTCCGCCGTGCACGGCTGGGCGTCTCTGATGGTCGTGCTGCTGCTCTGCTCGGGCGTTCAGTTGCTGATGCTCGGCATCCTCAGCGAGTACCTGTGGCGCTCCCTCGACGCGTCCCGCAACCGGCCGGTCTATATCGTGCGCGAGTCCGAGGTGATCACCGGCGGCGCCGCGGCGGCCGCGGTCGACGTGGACGGGGCCGGCGAGGCCGGGCGCGCGACGGACGCGCGCGCTTGA
- a CDS encoding flippase-like domain-containing protein — protein MSRRAATAGRPRGRWSGWLLRAGLGAALLAALLGSGRLDPSALASVRPGPWLAVLGAACFLALALNSLRWACLARAAGIPIAGATAVRVALASNVFLFVSPAGTGADAARVLHLVRAEGERTGRALALGIVDRLIGVQTLLAVAAAVGVAAALGRPALWGAAAGLGAAAIGATLVVSGIALPATRRLCLRLLPTPWRERLQAAAVPWHPAWVAGVLGLSLAGAAANLALPVLGLAALGHPTGGPQALFGSAMVVLVNTVAPTPGGLGAGEAAASAMLQGARGASAMLLARVLLVAWSLALGAGYLAHGSREVEPKEAGRGAVA, from the coding sequence TTGAGCCGGCGGGCCGCGACGGCTGGCCGCCCGCGCGGCCGCTGGTCGGGCTGGCTGCTTCGCGCCGGCCTGGGCGCGGCGCTGCTCGCCGCGCTGCTGGGCTCCGGACGCCTCGACCCGAGCGCGCTCGCCTCCGTGCGGCCAGGGCCCTGGCTCGCCGTCCTCGGCGCGGCCTGTTTCCTCGCGCTAGCGCTGAACTCCCTGCGCTGGGCTTGCCTGGCGCGCGCGGCCGGTATCCCGATCGCCGGGGCCACTGCCGTCCGCGTCGCGCTGGCCAGCAACGTCTTCCTCTTCGTCTCACCGGCCGGGACGGGCGCCGACGCGGCGCGCGTGCTCCACCTGGTGCGCGCCGAGGGCGAGCGCACCGGCCGCGCGCTCGCCCTCGGCATCGTGGACCGCCTGATCGGCGTTCAGACGCTGCTCGCCGTCGCCGCCGCCGTCGGCGTCGCCGCCGCCCTGGGACGGCCCGCGCTCTGGGGCGCGGCGGCCGGACTCGGCGCGGCGGCGATCGGAGCCACGCTCGTTGTCAGCGGCATCGCGCTGCCGGCCACGCGGCGGCTCTGCCTGCGCCTGCTGCCCACGCCCTGGCGCGAGCGGCTCCAGGCGGCGGCCGTGCCGTGGCATCCGGCATGGGTGGCGGGAGTGCTCGGCCTCTCGCTGGCCGGCGCGGCGGCCAACCTGGCGCTCCCCGTGCTCGGCCTGGCCGCGCTCGGACACCCGACGGGGGGCCCGCAGGCGCTGTTTGGGAGCGCGATGGTCGTGCTCGTCAACACGGTGGCGCCGACGCCGGGCGGGCTCGGCGCGGGCGAGGCCGCCGCCTCGGCGATGCTGCAGGGCGCCCGGGGAGCTTCCGCCATGCTGCTGGCCCGCGTGCTGCTCGTGGCGTGGTCACTGGCGCTCGGCGCGGGCTACCTGGCGCACGGAAGCCGGGAGGTGGAGCCGAAGGAGGCAGGCCGTGGCGCGGTGGCGTGA
- a CDS encoding DUF2029 domain-containing protein, with protein sequence MARWREEMHRPAARLAAAICALSLLVCFAQGWRRSGAGMDLPAYVYPAKLWLAGIDPYDIRAYQASYPRFWGPGATTPNSCSFPPQVLIEMVPLALPPWTVALRTWWLVSFGALLTAFWLLTRRFAAWGATETLLLVALLAQSRLVQSVAFRGQMSLFCLGLVLGALALADRRRPMLAGLALALAAAKIILTPPAALYWIWKRQWAPLAWFAAITTVLHAIPILAIGPARFMREYAASARHGLDLEASIVAGSYHVMNWQVLYDTLLGRSTGASAAANLLTLLAAGAATVGVAVAWRRRASRDAEGWVLASVTALTLASTYHRVYDGVFLFVVAFAAWNALRARPGRTPALLALAATLFLFLMVLGAQEVSARVSDRLAATQALASLRPINAWLALLILLQTLWVAWRRASAYSSSNEAPGSSTPPEAAPLPGAAP encoded by the coding sequence GTGGCGCGGTGGCGTGAGGAGATGCACCGGCCCGCCGCGCGCCTGGCGGCGGCCATCTGCGCGCTGAGCCTTCTGGTCTGCTTCGCGCAGGGATGGCGGCGCTCGGGCGCCGGCATGGACCTGCCGGCCTACGTCTATCCGGCCAAGCTCTGGCTGGCCGGCATCGACCCCTACGACATCCGGGCCTACCAGGCAAGCTACCCGCGCTTCTGGGGCCCCGGCGCCACAACCCCCAACTCGTGCAGCTTCCCGCCGCAGGTCCTGATCGAGATGGTCCCGCTGGCGCTGCCGCCCTGGACCGTGGCGCTGCGGACCTGGTGGCTGGTGTCGTTCGGCGCGCTGCTCACCGCCTTCTGGCTCCTGACGCGCCGCTTCGCCGCGTGGGGCGCCACCGAGACGCTCCTGCTCGTCGCCCTGCTCGCGCAGTCGCGCCTGGTGCAATCGGTCGCCTTTCGCGGTCAGATGTCGCTCTTCTGCCTGGGCCTGGTGCTCGGCGCCCTGGCGCTTGCGGATCGCCGCCGCCCGATGCTCGCGGGCCTCGCCCTGGCGCTGGCAGCGGCCAAGATCATCCTCACGCCGCCGGCCGCGCTCTACTGGATCTGGAAGCGGCAGTGGGCGCCGCTCGCCTGGTTCGCCGCGATCACAACCGTGCTGCACGCGATCCCGATCCTCGCGATCGGACCGGCGCGGTTCATGAGGGAGTACGCGGCCTCCGCCCGGCACGGGCTCGACCTGGAAGCGAGCATCGTGGCCGGCTCGTACCACGTGATGAACTGGCAAGTACTCTACGACACGCTGCTGGGGCGCTCAACGGGGGCGTCGGCGGCGGCCAACCTGCTCACGTTGCTGGCGGCCGGCGCGGCCACCGTGGGGGTCGCGGTGGCATGGCGCCGCCGGGCGTCGCGAGACGCCGAGGGCTGGGTGCTCGCCTCGGTCACGGCGCTCACGCTCGCCTCAACCTACCACCGCGTCTACGACGGTGTGTTCCTGTTCGTGGTCGCGTTCGCCGCCTGGAACGCGCTGCGCGCCCGGCCCGGCCGAACGCCGGCGCTCCTCGCGCTGGCCGCCACGCTGTTCCTCTTCCTGATGGTGCTCGGAGCGCAAGAGGTCTCCGCCCGTGTGTCCGACCGGCTCGCGGCCACGCAGGCGCTGGCCTCCCTCCGGCCGATCAACGCATGGCTCGCGCTGCTGATCCTCCTCCAGACGCTCTGGGTGGCCTGGCGAAGAGCGAGCGCCTACTCATCGTCGAACGAGGCGCCCGGATCGTCGACGCCGCCTGAGGCCGCGCCGTTGCCGGGGGCCGCGCCGTAG
- the xseB gene encoding exodeoxyribonuclease VII small subunit, whose amino-acid sequence MKKTRPADEPPATYGEALRELEAIVARIEQGDVDVDDLAQSVKRAALLVRTCRTRLRATQQEVEAALEGVDAAGGATYGAAPGNGAASGGVDDPGASFDDE is encoded by the coding sequence GTGAAGAAGACGCGGCCGGCTGACGAACCGCCGGCGACCTACGGCGAGGCGCTGCGCGAGCTTGAGGCGATCGTGGCCCGCATTGAGCAGGGTGACGTGGACGTGGACGATCTCGCGCAGTCGGTGAAGCGCGCGGCGCTGCTCGTCCGCACCTGCCGGACGCGGTTGCGCGCCACGCAGCAGGAGGTCGAGGCGGCGCTGGAAGGCGTGGACGCAGCGGGCGGCGCCACCTACGGCGCGGCCCCCGGCAACGGCGCGGCCTCAGGCGGCGTCGACGATCCGGGCGCCTCGTTCGACGATGAGTAG
- the xseA gene encoding exodeoxyribonuclease VII large subunit: protein MLDEPYLSLSELNRTIRTVLDEWLCEEFWVAAEVAEASVRRNQHCYLQLVEKQGGRLVAQARATLWASRRAILEEFERTTRESLKAGMEVLLRVRVRYHEVYGLSLDVSAINPLFTLGDMARRKRETLERLAHEGLLERNGYLPFPAVPQRIAVVSSPSAAGLGDFVTHLRANPFGYRFSTALFEAAVQGEGAEKELVHALKEVGRRARLFDVVAILRGGGSQVDLGCFDGYDLAAAIAACPLPVVTGVGHEKDECVADQAAHTRCKTPTAAAELIVDHIRSYEAAMEAGLASVRSGAGRAVEEGIGRVELMARRLEANVGRAAQARRETVDSLATRFSAGVHAGLARQERSLAGLHMRAGFGAERRIGQQEARARELGSLALWRARLAMERADAALARLARDVETLDPANVLRRGYSITRLDGRAVRDAAAVAPGQAVRTQLHRGRILSRVEATEGASEEDAAG, encoded by the coding sequence TTGCTCGACGAGCCCTACCTGAGCCTCTCCGAGCTGAACCGCACCATTCGCACGGTCCTCGATGAGTGGCTGTGCGAGGAATTCTGGGTGGCCGCGGAGGTGGCGGAGGCGAGCGTCCGCCGCAACCAGCACTGCTATCTCCAGCTCGTCGAGAAGCAGGGCGGGCGCCTGGTGGCGCAGGCCCGCGCGACGCTCTGGGCGTCGCGCCGCGCGATCCTGGAGGAGTTCGAGCGAACCACCCGCGAGAGCCTCAAGGCGGGCATGGAGGTGCTGCTCCGCGTCCGGGTGCGCTACCACGAGGTTTACGGCCTCAGCCTGGACGTCTCGGCGATCAACCCGCTCTTCACCCTCGGCGACATGGCCCGCCGCAAACGGGAGACGCTGGAGCGCCTGGCCCACGAGGGACTGCTGGAGCGCAACGGCTACCTGCCGTTTCCCGCCGTGCCCCAGCGCATCGCGGTCGTCTCGTCGCCCAGCGCCGCCGGGCTCGGCGACTTCGTCACGCATCTGCGGGCCAACCCGTTCGGATACCGCTTCAGCACCGCGCTGTTCGAAGCAGCGGTGCAGGGCGAGGGCGCCGAGAAGGAACTGGTGCACGCGCTCAAGGAGGTCGGGCGGCGCGCCAGGCTGTTCGACGTCGTGGCGATCCTCCGCGGAGGCGGCTCGCAGGTGGACCTGGGCTGCTTCGACGGCTACGACCTGGCCGCGGCCATCGCGGCGTGCCCGCTCCCCGTGGTAACCGGCGTGGGCCATGAGAAGGACGAGTGCGTGGCCGATCAGGCCGCCCACACGCGCTGCAAGACACCGACCGCGGCCGCCGAGCTGATCGTGGACCATATCCGGTCGTACGAGGCGGCGATGGAGGCCGGTCTGGCGAGCGTGCGCTCCGGCGCTGGGCGAGCCGTGGAGGAGGGCATCGGGCGGGTCGAGCTGATGGCGCGCCGGCTGGAGGCGAACGTGGGGCGCGCCGCGCAGGCTCGGCGCGAGACGGTTGACTCGCTTGCCACGCGCTTCTCGGCCGGGGTCCACGCCGGCCTGGCGCGGCAGGAGCGGTCGCTGGCCGGGCTGCACATGCGCGCTGGCTTCGGCGCCGAGCGGCGCATCGGGCAGCAGGAGGCGCGCGCGCGCGAGTTGGGAAGCCTGGCACTGTGGCGCGCGCGGCTGGCGATGGAGCGGGCCGACGCAGCGTTGGCGCGGCTCGCGCGCGACGTGGAGACGCTCGACCCCGCCAACGTGCTCCGCCGCGGCTACAGCATCACCCGGCTTGACGGTCGAGCCGTGCGCGATGCGGCGGCGGTTGCCCCCGGACAGGCCGTCCGCACACAACTCCATCGTGGGCGGATCCTCAGCCGGGTGGAGGCGACGGAGGGAGCGAGTGAAGAAGACGCGGCCGGCTGA
- a CDS encoding bacterioferritin, with protein sequence MHEQSVELLNRAVADELSAVHQYMYFHFHCDDQGYDLLAGLFRRTAIEEMLHIEQLAERILFIKGEVKLTAASPVREITDVAGMLACARQMEEGSARDYNVWANECSVNADAMSKKLFEGLVADEERHFDQYDTEMENMERFGDQYLALQSIERSRSRSAAAAPSESA encoded by the coding sequence ATGCACGAGCAGAGCGTTGAGCTCCTGAACCGCGCCGTCGCGGACGAGCTGTCCGCCGTCCACCAGTACATGTACTTCCACTTCCACTGTGACGATCAGGGCTACGACCTGCTGGCCGGGCTCTTTCGGCGCACCGCCATCGAGGAGATGCTCCACATCGAGCAACTCGCGGAGCGCATCCTCTTCATCAAGGGCGAGGTGAAGCTGACCGCCGCGTCGCCCGTGCGCGAGATCACCGATGTGGCCGGGATGCTCGCCTGCGCCCGCCAGATGGAGGAAGGCAGCGCGCGCGACTACAACGTATGGGCGAACGAGTGCAGCGTCAACGCGGACGCTATGTCGAAGAAGCTCTTCGAGGGGCTCGTCGCGGACGAGGAGCGGCACTTCGACCAGTACGACACGGAGATGGAGAACATGGAGCGCTTCGGCGACCAGTACCTGGCGCTCCAGTCGATCGAGCGAAGCCGGAGCCGTTCGGCCGCGGCCGCCCCGAGCGAATCGGCCTGA
- a CDS encoding ferrous iron transport protein A, with product MSDAPLTRLRTGGRARVVSLEGATERERSKLMALGVLPGEEVRLLQRFPSFVIRIGYTQLALDRETAAVIVVASPGHVAG from the coding sequence ATGAGCGACGCGCCGCTCACCCGCCTGCGAACGGGGGGCCGCGCGCGCGTCGTTTCGCTGGAGGGCGCCACGGAGCGCGAGCGCAGCAAGCTGATGGCGCTCGGCGTGCTGCCCGGCGAGGAGGTGCGGCTGCTCCAGCGGTTCCCCTCCTTCGTTATCCGAATCGGCTACACGCAGCTCGCGCTCGACCGCGAGACGGCCGCCGTCATCGTCGTGGCGTCTCCTGGCCACGTCGCCGGCTAA
- a CDS encoding transcriptional repressor codes for MPTRSTMSLLAILEARGIRLTRQRRVLLRLLDRAEGHVNARDLLRLAQQEDAAINRATVYRTLALLKGEGLIDELDLLHLEGEEHFYERRRAQDHVHVGCPGCGRIVEIETALIPALQLEVVRRTGFQVSSMRIEVRGTCPTCHPPAGPSPAGGPGV; via the coding sequence ATGCCGACCCGATCGACGATGTCCCTCCTGGCGATCCTCGAGGCGCGCGGAATCCGGCTGACGCGCCAGCGGCGCGTGCTGCTGCGACTGCTGGACCGCGCGGAAGGCCACGTGAATGCCCGCGACCTGCTGCGACTGGCACAGCAAGAGGACGCGGCCATCAACCGGGCGACGGTCTACCGCACCCTGGCGCTCCTGAAGGGTGAGGGGCTCATCGACGAGTTGGACCTGCTGCACCTGGAGGGCGAGGAGCACTTCTACGAACGCCGCCGGGCACAGGACCATGTGCACGTGGGGTGCCCGGGGTGTGGGCGGATCGTCGAGATAGAGACGGCGCTCATCCCGGCGCTTCAGCTAGAGGTGGTGCGCCGTACCGGCTTCCAGGTCTCCTCGATGCGCATCGAGGTCAGAGGGACCTGCCCGACCTGCCACCCGCCGGCGGGACCGAGCCCGGCCGGAGGGCCGGGCGTGTAG
- a CDS encoding type II secretion system protein, with protein MIRSRRRAFTLVELLVVVAIVAILASILFPAFAQARDKARQTGSLSNLRQLGLAFAMYVQDTDEVLPPALGAGAPGTTTPDNFGSFRWPWLTLPYARSMAIYRSPSDTGDLVGPACSGGCRDPRNPFHGYLWGMFPSYGYNWWYLAPDYRVPEGRDPSTASSRSSRGVALAAVGAPADTLLLADSIWAPRDEPTRLVMGFFLVYPPFTWSGSPPLTMTSYGYAWPRHQNQANCVLVDGHARALTVGRLADERLWDLE; from the coding sequence ATGATTCGCTCGAGACGACGAGCCTTCACGCTCGTCGAGCTTCTAGTCGTCGTCGCGATCGTCGCCATCCTGGCGTCGATCCTCTTCCCGGCGTTCGCCCAGGCCCGCGACAAGGCGCGGCAGACGGGCAGCCTCTCCAACCTGCGGCAGCTCGGGCTCGCGTTCGCCATGTACGTGCAGGACACGGACGAAGTGCTCCCGCCCGCCCTCGGCGCCGGCGCGCCTGGGACCACCACGCCCGACAACTTCGGCTCATTTCGATGGCCCTGGCTCACGCTTCCCTACGCGCGCAGCATGGCCATCTACCGCTCCCCCTCGGACACGGGCGACCTCGTCGGCCCCGCCTGCTCCGGCGGGTGCCGCGATCCGCGCAACCCCTTCCACGGTTATCTCTGGGGCATGTTCCCGTCGTACGGCTACAACTGGTGGTACCTGGCGCCCGACTACCGCGTCCCGGAGGGCCGCGACCCCTCCACGGCGAGTTCCCGAAGCAGCCGGGGCGTCGCTCTGGCCGCCGTCGGCGCGCCGGCGGACACGCTGCTGCTGGCGGACAGCATCTGGGCCCCGCGCGACGAGCCGACCCGGCTCGTGATGGGCTTCTTCCTCGTCTATCCGCCCTTCACCTGGTCCGGTAGCCCGCCGCTCACGATGACCTCCTACGGCTACGCGTGGCCACGCCACCAGAACCAGGCCAACTGCGTGCTCGTGGACGGGCACGCGAGGGCGCTCACGGTGGGCCGGCTCGCCGACGAGCGGCTGTGGGACCTCGAGTGA
- a CDS encoding DUF3386 family protein: protein MYRMVRTLALALPALLAVCAPARAHFLWAVVEPDGGSARALLRFSETPAEPTSPALLARVRPERAWAAGRGPLQLAPREGALACAMPAGARVLAAWQSWGVTDRAAQGRGVFLLRYHAKGAATIDDAGADAGLRVEVYAREVAGRCEVTVRDRGQAGGAAAPAAGAEIQVSAPGGGQAIALTADANGCASFAPGSPGLCGIRALVRRNVEGTHGGKPYALVRDYSTLTFRIGASARRADPAAWDLLRSAHANRYVLPTGFAGLSADVTLRDASGSHAGTLEYTKAGNVRLTMDGVAPEELDWVRSQLSNQLGHRRGGDFAVGDGRYPITFGPDEGAALLGRAVELNDGLRSTYRVRDRVVTEVTRTTGDTRFTITVLETRRLPDGRYLPRHFVVTYFDAGSGALKRVETYRDEFGPLLGVWVPLSRRVTVAEDGRVSAREIRLSRARLATPTRASAGP, encoded by the coding sequence ATGTACAGGATGGTCCGAACGCTCGCCCTGGCGCTGCCCGCGCTGCTGGCCGTGTGCGCGCCGGCGCGCGCGCATTTCCTCTGGGCCGTCGTCGAGCCCGACGGCGGCTCCGCTCGCGCGCTCCTGCGCTTCTCCGAGACGCCGGCCGAGCCCACGAGCCCGGCGCTGTTGGCCCGGGTGCGGCCGGAGCGCGCATGGGCTGCGGGCCGTGGGCCGCTGCAACTCGCGCCGCGCGAGGGCGCCCTGGCCTGCGCGATGCCCGCCGGCGCCCGCGTGCTGGCGGCGTGGCAGAGCTGGGGCGTGACCGACCGCGCGGCGCAGGGGCGCGGCGTGTTCCTGCTGCGCTACCACGCCAAGGGCGCCGCCACGATCGATGATGCGGGCGCGGACGCCGGGCTGAGGGTGGAGGTGTACGCCCGCGAGGTGGCCGGACGCTGCGAGGTCACCGTACGCGACCGGGGGCAGGCCGGGGGCGCGGCCGCCCCAGCCGCGGGCGCCGAGATCCAGGTGAGCGCGCCCGGCGGCGGACAGGCCATCGCGCTGACCGCCGACGCCAACGGGTGCGCAAGCTTCGCGCCCGGCTCCCCGGGGCTATGCGGAATCCGCGCCCTCGTGCGGCGAAACGTCGAGGGTACCCACGGCGGCAAGCCGTACGCGCTGGTGCGCGACTACAGCACGCTCACGTTTCGCATCGGCGCCAGCGCGAGGCGCGCCGACCCGGCGGCGTGGGACCTCCTGCGCTCGGCGCACGCAAACCGCTACGTGCTGCCGACCGGGTTCGCCGGCCTCTCCGCCGACGTCACGTTGCGTGATGCCTCGGGCTCGCACGCGGGCACGCTCGAGTACACGAAGGCCGGCAACGTGAGGCTCACCATGGACGGCGTCGCCCCCGAGGAGCTCGACTGGGTGCGCTCCCAGCTCAGCAATCAGCTCGGTCATCGGCGCGGCGGCGACTTCGCCGTCGGCGACGGCCGGTATCCCATCACGTTCGGGCCGGACGAGGGCGCGGCGCTCCTCGGCCGCGCCGTGGAGCTCAACGATGGCCTGCGCTCCACCTATCGCGTCCGCGACCGCGTGGTGACCGAGGTGACGCGGACGACCGGCGACACCCGGTTCACCATCACGGTGCTGGAGACGCGGCGGCTGCCCGACGGGCGCTACCTGCCGCGCCATTTCGTGGTGACGTACTTCGACGCCGGATCCGGCGCCCTCAAGCGCGTGGAGACCTATCGCGACGAGTTCGGACCGCTTCTTGGGGTCTGGGTCCCGCTGTCGCGCCGCGTGACGGTCGCGGAAGACGGCCGCGTCTCGGCGCGCGAGATCCGCCTATCGAGGGCGCGCCTGGCGACGCCGACGCGCGCTTCCGCCGGGCCGTAG
- the purU gene encoding formyltetrahydrofolate deformylase, which yields MRNRGVLLVSCADRPGIVASVARFLFERGGNIVHSDQHTTDPSGGRFFLRVEFDMPGLAARATALEAQFDERIGGPRDMEWRLSLPARRKRLAVFVSREDHCLQELLWQQRAGDLPADIAMVVSNHGALAPVAALWGVPFHHVPMDADSRVEAELREQALLNGRVDCIVLARYMQVLSREFVERWAHRAINIHHSFLPAFLGARPYAQAHARGVKLIGATAHYVTADLDAGPIIEQDVQRVDHRHDVGALKRIGRQVERAVLARAVRWHVEDRVLVHENKTVVFA from the coding sequence ATGCGCAATCGCGGCGTCCTTCTCGTCTCCTGCGCCGACCGGCCCGGAATCGTCGCGTCCGTGGCCCGGTTCCTCTTTGAGCGCGGCGGCAACATTGTCCACTCCGACCAGCACACGACCGACCCCTCCGGCGGGCGCTTCTTCCTGCGCGTCGAGTTCGACATGCCCGGCCTGGCCGCGCGGGCCACCGCGCTCGAAGCGCAGTTCGACGAGAGGATCGGCGGCCCCCGCGACATGGAGTGGCGCCTGTCGCTGCCCGCGCGCCGCAAGCGGCTGGCCGTGTTCGTGTCGCGCGAGGACCACTGCCTCCAGGAGCTCCTCTGGCAGCAGCGCGCGGGCGACCTGCCGGCCGACATCGCGATGGTGGTGAGCAACCACGGCGCGCTCGCGCCGGTGGCCGCCCTCTGGGGGGTCCCGTTCCACCACGTTCCCATGGACGCGGACAGCCGGGTCGAGGCGGAGCTACGCGAGCAGGCTCTATTGAATGGGCGCGTCGACTGTATTGTGTTGGCACGATATATGCAGGTCCTGTCGCGGGAGTTCGTCGAGCGATGGGCACATCGCGCCATCAACATCCACCATTCGTTTCTTCCCGCCTTCCTCGGCGCCCGCCCGTATGCACAGGCGCACGCGCGCGGCGTCAAGCTGATCGGTGCGACGGCCCACTACGTGACGGCGGACCTGGACGCCGGGCCGATCATCGAGCAGGACGTGCAGCGCGTCGACCATCGCCACGATGTCGGCGCGCTCAAGCGCATCGGCCGCCAGGTCGAGCGCGCCGTCCTGGCGCGGGCTGTCCGCTGGCACGTCGAGGATCGCGTGCTGGTGCATGAGAACAAGACCGTCGTCTTCGCCTGA